A window of Castanea sativa cultivar Marrone di Chiusa Pesio chromosome 1, ASM4071231v1 contains these coding sequences:
- the LOC142621924 gene encoding arabinogalactan O-methyltransferase 1-like has protein sequence MKVNNINRRHITEKLRLLAAVTAGAITATIILVGLSRTPINNFSNNNNDNSFLCSLSQPNSNSNSAAVTTTTPTQFLAILHYATSRVVPQQTLAEIKISFNILQILAPCNFLVFGLGHDSLMWASLNPRGTTLFLEEDPKWVQTVLKRAPVLRASTVRYHTRLYEADNLLSTYESEPDCSPSNTRLKDTRCRLALTELPGEVYEKEWDMIMIDAPRGYFPDAPGRMAAIYTAAVMARARTRVGVTHVFLHDVNRKVEKGYAREFLCMKYKVNGVGRLWHFEIPPVTATNETDTTSFC, from the coding sequence ATGAAGGTCAACAACATTAATCGCCGTCACATTACCGAGAAGCTCCGCCTTCTCGCCGCCGTAACTGCCGGCGCCATCACCGCCACAATTATCTTAGTCGGCTTAAGCAGAACCCCCATTAACAATttcagcaacaacaacaatgacaaCTCGTTCCTCTGTTCACTGAGCCAACccaattcaaattcaaactcaGCGGCGGTCACCACGACGACGCCGACTCAGTTCCTCGCCATTCTCCACTACGCCACGTCACGCGTGGTCCCACAGCAAACCCTCGCTGAGATCAAAATCTCCTTCAACATCCTCCAAATCCTCGCTCCTTGCAACTTCCTCGTATTCGGCCTCGGACACGACTCGCTCATGTGGGCATCGCTAAACCCACGTGGCACGACCTTGTTCCTCGAGGAAGATCCCAAGTGGGTCCAGACGGTTCTCAAACGCGCCCCTGTCTTACGCGCCTCCACAGTCCGCTACCACACGCGCCTCTACGAAGCAGACAACCTGCTCTCAACCTACGAGTCCGAACCGGACTGCTCTCCCTCCAACACGCGCCTGAAAGACACGCGCTGCAGGTTGGCTCTAACCGAGTTGCCTGGCGAGGTGTACGAGAAGGAATGGGATATGATAATGATCGACGCGCCGAGAGGGTATTTCCCGGATGCGCCGGGGAGAATGGCGGCGATATACACGGCAGCGGTGATGGCACGCGCGAGAACAAGAGTGGGTGTGACGCACGTGTTCTTGCACGATGTGAATAGGAAAGTAGAGAAGGGTTATGCAAGAGAGTTTTTGTGTATGAAGTATAAGGTGAATGGAGTGGGGAGGCTTTGGCACTTTGAGATTCCTCCAGTTACTGCTACTAACGAAACTGATACTACCAGTTTTTGCTGA